One genomic segment of Acaryochloris marina S15 includes these proteins:
- a CDS encoding DNA/RNA non-specific endonuclease — protein MKKPQFALSYNRSKGIPNWVSWQLDQTWLGDVERRNDFRADQSLPPKWEKVDARDYTRSGYDRGHMTPSGDPNQFRSQHSATFVMTNIVPQRPDNNRGPWVDLENHCRDLVDEGKELFIIAGGYGKRAAIAKGKVIPPQNLWENYRRHG, from the coding sequence ATGAAAAAGCCTCAATTTGCCCTTTCCTACAACCGCAGCAAGGGAATTCCCAACTGGGTGAGTTGGCAGCTCGATCAAACTTGGTTAGGAGATGTCGAACGTCGCAACGATTTTCGAGCGGATCAAAGCTTACCGCCAAAATGGGAGAAAGTGGATGCGAGAGACTATACCCGGAGTGGCTATGACCGAGGGCATATGACCCCTTCTGGCGATCCGAACCAATTCAGAAGTCAACATTCTGCGACCTTCGTCATGACCAATATTGTTCCTCAGCGGCCAGATAACAACCGAGGGCCATGGGTTGACCTCGAAAACCACTGTCGGGATTTAGTGGATGAAGGCAAAGAACTGTTTATTATTGCGGGAGGATATGGGAAACGAGCTGCGATCGCAAAAGGGAAAGTCATTCCTCCCCAAAATCTTTGGGAAAATTATCGTCGTCATGGATGA